In one Roseburia intestinalis L1-82 genomic region, the following are encoded:
- the cysG gene encoding siroheme synthase CysG has protein sequence MAYFPFFIDIENKKGLIVGGGRIAAHKAEKVKPFGAKITIIAPDIMDKLKQDPAFMCEERPFVPEDIEGCAFVIAATDDRELNHRISALCQEKGILVNVVDDKDYCGFLFPSLVKEGKLTAGISTAGASPQIAAELRSRMARELPNQMEEILDYLESIREPAKKMIADDRIRARFLKETAQLCMDENRVPDEEETRQRIRDYCQSAEQTGLGKIVSTGMVTLVGAGCGAYDLITLRGLNAIRRAEVLVYDDLIDARLLDHASESCEKIYVGKRIGVHSREQEEINAILIEHAKKGKRVVRLKGGDPFVFGRGSEEMEALKAKEIPVTEVPGITSAIAVPAAAGIPVTHRGKSRSFHVVTAHTKGTADSLPEGLKELVAVEGTLVFLMGMHQLSKLAGRLMEYGKSPETPAAVVQGNFDGKTVSVRGTLFDIAEKVKESGMQSPAVIVIGETAEMEL, from the coding sequence ATGGCATATTTTCCGTTTTTTATTGATATAGAAAATAAAAAAGGCCTGATCGTGGGTGGCGGCAGGATTGCAGCACACAAGGCAGAAAAGGTGAAGCCGTTCGGTGCAAAGATTACCATAATAGCACCGGATATTATGGACAAATTAAAACAGGATCCGGCATTTATGTGTGAGGAGCGTCCCTTTGTGCCGGAGGATATCGAGGGCTGTGCATTTGTCATTGCGGCAACCGATGATAGGGAATTAAACCACAGGATCAGCGCACTGTGTCAGGAAAAAGGAATTTTAGTCAATGTGGTGGATGACAAAGATTACTGCGGTTTTCTATTTCCGTCTCTTGTGAAAGAAGGAAAACTGACCGCGGGAATCTCCACCGCAGGAGCCAGTCCGCAGATCGCGGCAGAATTAAGAAGCCGCATGGCGAGGGAACTTCCAAATCAGATGGAAGAGATCCTTGATTATTTAGAATCAATCCGGGAACCTGCAAAAAAAATGATTGCAGATGACAGGATCAGAGCCAGATTTTTGAAAGAGACAGCACAGCTTTGCATGGATGAAAACCGCGTGCCGGATGAGGAAGAGACGAGGCAGCGGATCAGAGATTATTGCCAGAGTGCGGAACAGACTGGATTAGGGAAAATCGTCAGTACAGGCATGGTAACGCTCGTCGGTGCGGGCTGCGGTGCATATGACCTGATCACACTGCGCGGTTTAAATGCAATACGGAGAGCCGAGGTGCTTGTCTATGACGATCTGATCGATGCGCGTCTGTTAGATCACGCTTCGGAGAGCTGTGAAAAAATTTATGTCGGGAAACGGATCGGTGTACATAGCAGGGAACAGGAAGAAATCAATGCGATCCTGATCGAACATGCGAAGAAAGGCAAACGCGTGGTGCGCTTAAAAGGCGGAGATCCGTTTGTTTTCGGCAGAGGCAGTGAGGAAATGGAAGCGTTAAAGGCGAAAGAAATCCCGGTGACAGAAGTGCCGGGAATCACATCTGCCATTGCGGTTCCGGCGGCAGCAGGAATCCCGGTAACACACCGTGGAAAAAGCCGCAGTTTTCATGTGGTGACGGCACATACGAAAGGCACTGCGGACAGTCTGCCGGAAGGACTAAAAGAACTTGTGGCAGTGGAGGGCACGCTTGTATTTCTGATGGGAATGCACCAGCTTTCAAAACTGGCCGGACGGCTGATGGAGTATGGAAAATCTCCGGAAACACCGGCAGCAGTGGTGCAGGGAAATTTTGATGGAAAAACGGTAAGTGTGCGAGGAACACTTTTTGATATTGCAGAAAAAGTAAAAGAATCCGGGATGCAGTCTCCGGCGGTTATTGTGATCGGGGAGACGGCAGAGATGGAGTTGTAA
- a CDS encoding ABC transporter substrate-binding protein: MKKIYQKLALTGVLAALLLSAGCGGAKETSADETAGNVPAVAEQKTDSKADMELSETLEVDAGSSEAGTETLETNTETQTQGYTFTDDLGREVTVKSADRVATLIGSFTDVWMLAGGNVVAAANDSWESLGLDLDESVVNLGSILEPDVEQLIAAEPDFVIASANTDADVAMEETLTQAGITVAYFDVANFDDYLNMLSICTQITGRDDLYQKNGLDVQKEVEAMKQRADGSNPTVLFLRAASSNVKAKGSDGNVCGEMLADLGCVNIADSDESLLDDLSMEAIIAADPQYIFVTIQGNDSDAAMKNVEDLLTSNPAWASLTAVKNDHYYILDKRLFNLKPNAKWGEAYKQLADILYPEAE, encoded by the coding sequence ATGAAAAAAATTTATCAGAAACTGGCACTGACAGGCGTGCTTGCAGCGCTGCTTCTTTCTGCAGGCTGCGGGGGAGCAAAGGAGACTTCTGCAGATGAAACAGCAGGGAATGTGCCGGCTGTGGCTGAGCAGAAAACGGACAGTAAAGCAGATATGGAACTGTCTGAGACACTGGAAGTAGACGCTGGATCATCAGAAGCCGGGACTGAGACATTGGAAACAAATACCGAAACACAGACACAGGGTTATACTTTTACCGATGATCTCGGACGTGAGGTGACAGTGAAATCTGCTGATCGTGTGGCAACGCTGATCGGAAGTTTTACGGATGTATGGATGTTAGCAGGCGGAAATGTTGTTGCAGCAGCAAATGATTCCTGGGAGAGCCTTGGTTTAGACCTTGATGAGAGCGTGGTAAATCTTGGCAGCATTTTGGAGCCGGATGTCGAGCAGCTCATTGCAGCGGAGCCTGATTTTGTGATCGCGAGTGCAAATACGGATGCAGACGTTGCAATGGAGGAAACACTGACACAGGCAGGAATTACCGTTGCCTATTTTGACGTTGCAAATTTTGATGATTATTTAAATATGCTTTCCATCTGTACACAGATCACCGGCAGAGATGATCTCTATCAGAAAAATGGTCTTGATGTGCAGAAAGAAGTAGAGGCAATGAAGCAGAGAGCGGACGGCAGTAATCCGACTGTATTATTCCTTCGGGCAGCATCAAGCAATGTAAAGGCCAAGGGCAGTGACGGAAATGTCTGCGGGGAAATGTTGGCAGACCTTGGATGTGTGAATATCGCAGACAGCGACGAGAGCCTGTTAGATGACCTCAGCATGGAGGCGATCATTGCGGCTGATCCACAGTATATTTTTGTGACGATTCAGGGAAATGACAGCGATGCCGCCATGAAAAATGTGGAAGATCTTCTGACATCAAACCCGGCATGGGCATCCCTGACCGCTGTGAAAAATGATCATTATTATATCCTTGATAAGCGCTTATTCAACTTAAAACCGAATGCAAAATGGGGAGAGGCTTATAAGCAGCTGGCAGATATTCTGTACCCGGAGGCGGAGTGA
- the thiT gene encoding energy-coupled thiamine transporter ThiT encodes MNNFFATPEGAWGDGSVHLTITGIVIVVVIIALLLIVAAFVRQKNASRKAALTTKQLVYSAVAIALAVVCSMIKLFEMPMGGSVTLLSMLFIVLIAYWYGPYVGIMTAVAYGLVQFVTEPIFYTIPQMLLDYPLAFGALGLAGFFNKKKWGLQIGYVIGVFGRFIFSTISGIVFFASYAPEGMNPILYSLGYQASYLVPEAVITLIIISIPPVAKALAHVKQNAVEA; translated from the coding sequence ATGAATAACTTTTTTGCTACACCGGAAGGAGCCTGGGGAGACGGCTCCGTACATCTTACGATCACGGGAATCGTGATCGTCGTCGTTATCATCGCATTACTGCTCATCGTAGCAGCTTTTGTGCGTCAGAAGAATGCAAGCCGCAAGGCAGCACTGACCACCAAACAGCTCGTCTACTCTGCAGTTGCCATCGCACTTGCCGTGGTATGTTCCATGATCAAATTGTTTGAGATGCCGATGGGTGGTTCCGTCACATTACTTTCCATGCTTTTTATTGTTTTAATCGCATACTGGTATGGCCCTTATGTCGGCATCATGACAGCTGTTGCATATGGTCTGGTTCAGTTTGTAACAGAACCGATTTTCTACACGATCCCACAGATGCTGCTTGACTATCCGCTCGCATTCGGTGCACTCGGTCTTGCCGGATTTTTCAATAAGAAAAAATGGGGACTTCAGATTGGATATGTAATCGGCGTTTTCGGACGTTTCATCTTTTCCACGATCTCTGGCATTGTATTTTTCGCATCCTATGCACCGGAAGGCATGAACCCGATCCTTTATTCTTTAGGATATCAGGCCTCCTATCTGGTACCGGAAGCAGTCATTACACTGATCATTATCAGCATACCGCCGGTTGCCAAAGCACTGGCACACGTAAAACAGAATGCAGTAGAAGCATAA
- a CDS encoding ROK family glucokinase — protein MKKYAFGIDVGGTTCKIGFFETNGKLIDKWEIKTNTENNGAAILSDIAQAVDNKLAQEGISKDDVQGVGIGVPGPVKSNGVVNRCVNLGWGIVNVEEELGNLTGLKVKAGNDANVAALGEMWQGAAKGCKDVIMVTLGTGVGGGIIVDGKVVAGFNGAGGEIGHITVNHDEIEACNCGQYGCLEQYTSATGIVRVAKRKLAKTNDETSLRNFPELTAKDVFDEAKSGDAVALGLVDEVCGILGSTLSNIACVVDPEVVVIGGGVSKAGSILIESIQKHFVETSFHACRNTKFVPAGLGNDAGMYGCVQMLLD, from the coding sequence ATGAAAAAGTATGCATTTGGAATTGATGTCGGGGGAACTACCTGTAAGATCGGTTTTTTTGAAACAAACGGCAAGTTGATCGATAAATGGGAGATCAAGACCAACACGGAAAATAACGGAGCAGCAATCCTGTCTGATATCGCACAGGCAGTTGATAATAAACTGGCACAGGAAGGCATCAGCAAAGATGATGTACAGGGTGTTGGAATCGGTGTTCCAGGTCCAGTTAAGAGCAACGGTGTTGTAAACCGCTGTGTAAACTTAGGCTGGGGAATCGTGAATGTAGAGGAAGAACTCGGAAATCTGACAGGTCTTAAGGTCAAAGCAGGAAATGATGCCAACGTTGCAGCTCTCGGAGAGATGTGGCAGGGGGCAGCAAAAGGCTGTAAAGACGTTATCATGGTAACACTTGGAACCGGTGTCGGCGGCGGTATCATCGTAGATGGAAAGGTCGTTGCAGGATTTAACGGAGCAGGCGGTGAGATCGGACATATTACCGTAAATCATGATGAGATCGAGGCATGTAACTGTGGACAGTACGGATGCTTAGAGCAGTACACTTCCGCAACCGGTATCGTTCGTGTGGCAAAGAGAAAACTTGCTAAGACCAACGATGAGACAAGCCTTAGAAACTTCCCGGAACTGACCGCAAAAGATGTGTTTGATGAGGCAAAGAGCGGAGATGCAGTGGCACTTGGTTTAGTGGATGAAGTCTGCGGAATCTTAGGATCTACCTTATCTAATATTGCATGTGTGGTTGACCCGGAAGTTGTTGTCATCGGTGGTGGTGTTTCCAAAGCAGGAAGTATCCTGATCGAGAGCATCCAGAAGCATTTTGTGGAGACATCCTTCCATGCCTGCCGCAACACAAAGTTTGTGCCTGCAGGACTTGGAAATGATGCCGGAATGTATGGATGCGTACAGATGCTGTTGGATTAA
- a CDS encoding transglycosylase domain-containing protein, with protein MAARKKKKKKYRMFWFFAKMQLVLLLAVIAGACWYYFGGYAEEVKDLKTQAIELVRHSSKETFKANQTSIVYASDESVISTLKGGKDSYYLSITDMPSNVECAIVSIEDKKFFRHNGIDYRALLRAVKAMIENGEATQGGSTITMQLARNIFLSQEKTWQRKVEEMYIARELEKKYTKDEILEFYLNNIYFGNGYYGIQSASRGYFNRDVQDLDLSEQAFLCAIPNNPTLYDPLTNITNTYKRRNRILKNMLDDGKISKTAYENALGEVMALDRPETLAKNDYVETYTYYCAARALMETEDFQFKYQFSSEDEKNKYDEAYETLYSECQKKLYTAGYRIYTSFDLNLQQELQDTVNEALAGYTEVNDEGVYALQSAAVCIDNDNGYVRAIVGGRSQDFSGYTLNRAFQSYRQPGSAIKPLIVYTPSFERNYTPDSVVTDEPIEDGPRNANGSYSGQITVRTAVEKSVNTIAWKLYEELTPEVGLSYLEKMNFAKLDANDYRPATALGGFTNGVSALEMASGYAAIENDGNYRAPTCIVKILDADGNEIYASAQTEEAVYKQNAARMMTDILKGVITSGTAHGLGLGSMPAAGKTGTSNDQKDGWFVGYTRYYTTSVWVGYDMPKKMDKLMGSTYPGTIWQKFMLKAHEGRSPMEFLPYAQVSDEVHTFHQEDTEENPDQNADENAGQQDQNQQQQDQQQPQNQQQQDQQQPQEQQQQQQEQQQQQQQDQQQQQDQQQDQQQQDQQQDQQQQDQQQEQQQQQQQEQQQQQDQQQDQQQQQQQQDQQQQQDQQQDQQQQQDQQQEQQQQQQQEQQQQQDQQQDQQQQDQQQ; from the coding sequence ATGGCAGCCAGAAAAAAGAAAAAAAAGAAATACCGTATGTTCTGGTTTTTCGCAAAGATGCAGCTGGTGCTGCTGCTTGCAGTCATTGCAGGGGCATGCTGGTATTATTTTGGCGGTTACGCGGAAGAAGTAAAAGACTTAAAGACGCAGGCAATAGAGCTGGTGCGCCATTCCAGCAAGGAAACATTTAAGGCAAATCAGACCAGTATCGTCTATGCTTCGGATGAAAGTGTAATCTCCACATTAAAAGGCGGAAAAGATTCTTATTATCTTTCGATTACAGATATGCCGAGTAATGTAGAGTGTGCTATCGTCAGTATAGAGGATAAAAAGTTTTTCCGGCATAACGGAATTGACTACCGGGCGCTTTTGCGTGCGGTAAAGGCAATGATTGAAAATGGAGAGGCAACACAGGGCGGCAGTACGATCACAATGCAGCTTGCGCGAAATATTTTTTTGAGCCAGGAAAAGACATGGCAGAGAAAGGTTGAGGAAATGTATATCGCGCGGGAACTCGAAAAGAAGTACACCAAAGATGAGATTCTTGAATTCTATCTTAATAATATTTATTTTGGAAACGGATACTATGGGATCCAGTCGGCAAGCCGTGGGTATTTTAACCGGGATGTGCAGGATCTTGATCTGTCGGAGCAGGCATTTTTGTGTGCGATACCAAATAATCCGACGCTCTATGATCCACTTACGAATATCACGAACACATACAAGAGAAGAAACCGTATTTTGAAAAATATGCTCGATGATGGGAAAATTTCCAAAACAGCATACGAAAATGCACTGGGTGAGGTGATGGCGTTAGACCGGCCGGAAACACTGGCAAAAAATGATTATGTGGAGACCTATACCTATTATTGTGCAGCCAGGGCATTGATGGAAACGGAGGATTTCCAGTTTAAATATCAGTTTTCCTCGGAAGATGAAAAAAACAAATATGACGAAGCTTATGAGACGCTGTACAGTGAGTGTCAGAAAAAGCTGTATACTGCGGGCTACCGGATCTATACGTCATTTGACCTGAACTTACAGCAGGAACTGCAGGATACGGTAAACGAGGCACTCGCCGGTTACACGGAGGTCAATGATGAGGGCGTGTATGCCTTGCAGTCGGCAGCAGTCTGTATTGACAATGACAATGGCTATGTCAGGGCGATCGTGGGCGGAAGAAGCCAGGATTTCTCCGGTTATACGTTAAACCGTGCATTTCAGAGTTACCGTCAGCCGGGCAGTGCCATTAAGCCGCTGATCGTATATACACCATCTTTTGAGCGCAATTATACGCCGGACTCTGTGGTGACAGACGAGCCGATCGAGGATGGACCAAGGAATGCAAATGGTTCCTATTCCGGTCAGATCACAGTCCGGACGGCTGTGGAGAAGTCTGTCAATACGATCGCATGGAAATTATATGAGGAGCTGACTCCGGAAGTCGGTCTTTCTTATCTTGAAAAAATGAATTTTGCAAAACTGGATGCCAATGACTACAGACCGGCAACGGCACTTGGAGGTTTTACAAACGGTGTGTCTGCGCTTGAGATGGCGTCCGGGTATGCAGCGATCGAAAACGATGGAAATTACCGGGCACCGACCTGTATTGTTAAGATATTAGATGCGGATGGCAATGAAATCTATGCATCTGCACAGACGGAAGAGGCTGTGTATAAGCAGAATGCGGCGCGTATGATGACAGATATTTTAAAAGGTGTTATCACGAGCGGAACGGCACACGGACTTGGTCTTGGCAGTATGCCTGCAGCCGGAAAGACAGGTACATCCAACGACCAGAAGGACGGATGGTTTGTGGGATATACGAGATATTACACGACGAGTGTCTGGGTTGGTTATGATATGCCGAAAAAAATGGATAAACTGATGGGATCTACTTATCCGGGCACGATCTGGCAGAAGTTTATGTTAAAGGCACATGAAGGACGTTCTCCGATGGAATTTTTACCGTATGCGCAGGTATCGGATGAGGTTCATACATTCCATCAGGAAGATACGGAGGAGAATCCGGATCAGAATGCGGATGAAAATGCCGGGCAGCAGGATCAGAATCAGCAGCAACAGGATCAGCAGCAACCACAGAACCAGCAGCAACAGGATCAGCAGCAACCACAGGAACAGCAGCAACAGCAGCAGGAGCAGCAACAGCAACAACAGCAGGACCAACAACAGCAACAAGATCAGCAGCAGGACCAACAGCAACAAGATCAGCAGCAGGACCAACAGCAACAAGATCAGCAGCAGGAGCAGCAACAGCAACAACAGCAGGAACAACAACAGCAACAAGATCAGCAGCAGGACCAACAGCAACAGCAACAACAGCAGGACCAACAACAGCAACAAGATCAACAGCAGGACCAACAACAGCAACAAGATCAGCAGCAGGAGCAGCAACAGCAACAACAGCAGGAACAACAACAGCAACAAGATCAGCAGCAGGACCAACAGCAACAAGACCAACAGCAGTAA